The Vigna radiata var. radiata cultivar VC1973A chromosome 6, Vradiata_ver6, whole genome shotgun sequence DNA segment ttctaaCGTTGTGACTGCAGAACAAACTTATCACAGTCACTCCCAATACCAGAGTTCTACAGGCTATGCAACTGATGACTGGTATGTATGAGCTTTGAAAATCATCCTTGGTATGACTTCTGAGATAGTCATTATTATAATCACAGTTTGTAATTGGATATTATTATAACAGGACCAAAATTCACACTGTTACTAgatgtatatattattgttcATTCGGAAAGATATCATATAAGTTTATGATTACACAAGCTTGTAAATCATGTTTGTGATCTTATTCTGCATTTTCTTACAGATAACAGAATCAGGCACATTCCTGTGATTGATGAGAAGGGGATGATTGGAATGGTGTCCATTGGAGATGTGGTTCGTGCTGTGGTGCGTGAGCACCGTCAAGAGGTTGAGCGTTTGAATGCTTTCATACAAGGGGGTTattagatgatgatgatgatgaaaatcCCTGAAGAGCATTCAAGCTAATTTGGATTAAGTAATAAGCCTGAGTGCTTGTAAATATGTTTGTGATTTCAGTTCTATGAACATTAACCCTAATGGTGTAGCAGCATGTTAATAATAACAACTGGATGCAGTTTGAATCTGTTTTCAACTTTCGAAAACATGTTTCACTGTTGATTGAGTGCAAGTTCAAATCTGCACTCTGCAGATGgtaacttttctttttgcccTATCATGGATGCCACTGTTTAATATGTTACTTTTATAcgtaatattttcaaataagtgcttgaaaaaattatgaatgaagAAAATTATGTAGTATTAgataatacatttattttaaaataattcgtatttcataaatttattttaaaactaataaaatatgacaTGTAATATTTGTGTATTGAAAAAATGTATAGtaagttttaaaaacataataatatataattattatcgTATGAATtcgaattaaaattatatgtaataaaattgttaacataaaatattgtaatttattattattattataaaaatattattattttgtagattagatattttattaataataggaaaaaaaaacaaaattttaagttttacatctaaatattaaataaaaacgtTTTATTTCGTCATTTATTGATGTGTTGTATCATTAAGTTTTAGGTTGTAGGTTGACTCgaataaaaacaacttttttcgttcataaaaagggaaaattttAGATTAACACTCTTCATTTTCTCTGCACTTATAAAtcttctaataaaataataattcttttacttttataggtaatcttttctaaattattttatattttgaaacaagTTTTCGAGCATATGGTTTCTGAAATAAGTTTtctaaaatgtatataatactTTTCGAAATAaactttccaaaataaatattctaaagCAAGCTTTCCAAAACccatgaaatatattttaggtttaaaccttttttagtCTTCAAGTTATAAGtagatgttcaatttagtcacCGCTTTTAAAACTGTCAAcgtttggtccctaagttataaaagtTGTTTCAAATCATTCTCTGCCGTTAACGGTGCTAAAAAGTTATAACGTTTAAGTGACTGTGCATGTCAGGTGTCCAATTATGGTTGACGTGGCAAGCAATGATTGTTGTTatgtgtaaaataaaataaattgtttgtgatttttttaaatgtggttAAATTAAGATTGGGATAAAAATTAGGGCAAAGTAAAATTGGGGCAGAGTGAGATTGGGGATTATATTTTTCGAGGGTTGGGGAATTGGTACGTAGTGTTCGTTCTGTGATTCGTTGAGACAGAGCTTCGTTGCTTCGAAGGAGATTGGTGTCGAAAGGAGCATTGTCAGCGTTTGTGGTGGGGAGCGACTTCCTTGGAAGCGTGGTTCGTCAGCGAGGACTTCCTTcgaaaagaaaagttgaaaggTGCGTTTTTGATGACTTattttatgttgttggggtCCCCCATGGAAGtatgttgtctttttgtccccTGATATTGTTCTGTTGTGGTCCCTTACTGTGTTTTGTTGCCTTTGATGTGGTCCCGTTCTTTAATGTCATTGAAAACTTTGGGCACACTTTTTGTATGTATTTGGTCCCCAAATTGGACAAAAAGGAATTGTTTattctgtgtttgtttgttttttgtgtgGTTCATGCCTTTTTACTTAAGCATCACTGCACGTGTATAGTTGTACGtcaaaaatatagaatttaGTAATGTGTAATAGTGGGTGGTAGCATGTTTAGAATTTAGTCTAACAGTGACATTTATATAGGCATTTTATAGTTGAACATTAACCAAAATGTCCAACTGTGATATCGAGGTGGTGTTTCACCATGGGGGAAAGTTTATGATTACTGGGACATTTGGATATCATGGAGGTGAAACTAGTACGTTGATCATTGACCCAGACAGATGgagtttttttgaaataatgaccATACTAAAGGAGATGGGTTATAGAAATGTTAAGGAGTTATGGTATTCTCTGGGTGGCCCTGTATTAGAAGATAGGTTGGAATTGTTAAGTGATGACAAAGGTGCATGTAATTTGGTAAACATTGCTAGAAGAGATGGTCAAGCTCATTTGTTTGTGGTTAACTTCATATCCCAACCTGAATATCTTTATACGATAGAATATCATAGTCAATCTGAGTATGTGAAAATCAAGGAGGTGAAAATCAAGGAGAAGTTGAAGGAGGTGATGTGGAGGTTGATGAAGTTGGTGAGCAACAACTTCCTCATGTTGAAGATGGTGAGCAAGAACTTCCTGAGGTTGAAGTTGGTCAGCAAGAAGTTCCTCAGGTTGGAGTTGGTCAGCAAGAAGTTCCTCAGGTTGAAGTTGAGGATGCTGAAGTTGAGGTTGGTCAACATGGTGAACAAGGTGATGCacatgatgttgatgttgatgtagttgttgaagaacatgctgAACTTGATGAGGATGCACATGGTGAACAAGGTGGGGATGCTGATGTTGAAGATGGTGAGGATAATATTGATGATGGTGACGATAATATTGATGATGGAGTGGGGGATGCTGAGGAAGAGGACTGGCTAGGGGGAACAACAAGGGAATGTAGTACTCAAAAGAAGCATGTACAGCCAAGGGGAATTAATGATAGTGAGTGGGAATCTGATAGTtgtgataatatatatttaagtgaTGATTCAGATGTTGAAACATCAAGATTTGGAGATTTTGCAACCTTCAAAGAGCCTACAAGTATGAAAGATCATATATGGGAACTTGGAACATATTTCGCTGAAAAAGATGACTTCATTGATGCAATTAGAAGTTATGGAGTACACAATGGTAGAAAGTTGAAGCTGTGGAAGAATGATAAGAGAAGAGTTAGCATGAAATGTTATGGGTCACAAGGGAAATGTCCCTGGTACGCTTATTGTGGATATAGGAGTACCCAGCATACATGGCAGCTAAGAAAGATTGTCGACAGGCACACTTATACTAGAGAATTCAAAATTGGTGTAGTTACCTCTAAATGGTTAAGTGGTAGGTTAGAGAAGAGCATGAAAACAAATCCAGATATGAAAATGACAAATCTGCATAACAAATTCTGTAAGAGATATAATATTGTTGTGTCTAGGGCTACAACAAGTAGAGCAAAGGCAATGGCAACAACCAACATTGAGGGTAGCTACAAACAACAATATGAAAGACTCTATGATTATGCAGAGGAGTTGCTGCGGGCAAACCCAAGCTCAacagttaaaattaatgtagAACCAAACCAAGATCAAACCATATTTAAGAGAATTTATGTGTGTTTAAAAGCATGTAAGGACAACTTTGTATCCTGTAGACCAATTATACATTTGGATGGCTATTTCTTAAAGGGGAAATATGGAGGTGAGCTTTTAACTGCTGTTGGAAGAGATGCTAATGACCAGATGTGTCCCTTAGCTTATGTTGTAGTTAAAGTAGAGAATAAGGAATCATGGACTTTTTTCTTGGAATTGTTAATTGAGGATCTTGGAGGTGGGGGATTTTGTTCAAGGTGCACATTTATATCAGATCAACAAAAAGTAAGTACCACAAAACCCTTTTATTCATTACTTTGTAAACCATTGAAAGTAAGGTGATTTAATATTCATGCCCTGTTTGAATAGGGACTTCTGCCAGCTTTACAAAGTCTATTGCCTGATGTGGACCAGCGTTACTGTGTCAGAcacatttattcaaattttagaaagaagTTTACTGGCTTAAACCTCAGACAATTACTATGGAAGGCTGCAGTATCAATAACCCCTGAAGCATGGGAGTCCGTAATGAGACAGATGAAGGAAGTTAATCTAGACGCATTTAAATACTTGGTACAAATTCCACCAAGGCAAGTTCATCTAGATGCATTCAAATCTTTAATATAACATGTTGTTTAACTTGATGTAAATGTTTAACTTTATGTGAatgtttaactttatatttttgcagACATTGGTCTAGATCCAGGTTTACAGGAAGACNTGCTTGTGACACACTTGTCAACAACATATCTGAAGGTTTTAACAGTGTGATCTTAGATGCACGGGAAAAACCAATAATATCAATGTTGGAACAGATTCGAATGTACTTGATGAACAGGTGGGCATCCAATAGAGAGAAGATCAGTAGATATGAAGGTATCATTTGCCCCAAGATTAAAAAAAGACTGCAGAAGGAGTTAGAGAAGA contains these protein-coding regions:
- the LOC106763352 gene encoding uncharacterized protein LOC106763352, coding for MWRLMKLVSNNFLMLKMVGVGQQEVPQVEVEDAEVEVGQHGEQGDAHDVDVDVVVEEHAELDEDAHGEQGGDADVEDGEDNIDDGDDNIDDGVGDAEEEDWLGGTTRECSTQKKHVQPRGINDSEWESDSCDNIYLSDDSDVETSRFGDFATFKEPTSMKDHIWELGTYFAEKDDFIDAIRSYGVHNGRKLKLWKNDKRRVSMKCYGSQGKCPWYAYCGYRSTQHTWQLRKIVDRHTYTREFKIGVVTSKWLSGRLEKSMKTNPDMKMTNLHNKFCKRYNIVVSRATTSRAKAMATTNIEGSYKQQYERLYDYAEELLRANPSSTVKINVEPNQDQTIFKRIYVCLKACKDNFVSCRPIIHLDGYFLKGKYGGELLTAVGRDANDQMCPLAYVVVKVENKESWTFFLELLIEDLGGGGFCSRCTFISDQQKGLLPALQSLLPDVDQRYCVRHIYSNFRKKFTGLNLRQLLWKAAVSITPEAWESVMRQMKEVNLDAFKYLVQIPPRQVHLDAFKSLI